In Acetobacteroides hydrogenigenes, the DNA window AGAATGCATTACCCAATTTGCTCTGAATCTAAAGCTACCAGAATTCGCCACTTAAAGGCAAGATCTATAGTTCCCCATTCGCAACAATTCCGCTAATATCAAAATTGGTAGTAAAAAAAATTTGTACCCCACATTCAACAAAAAGATCTATTTGTTACCTTGAGTGCAAAATCTTAAACAACAAAACATAGCCCCAGAACTTTTAAATCATCGTATGTAAGGTCATGACTGAGTTAAAAAGAAAGAACAGCAGCGTAGTAACCCTCCTATCTTTTATTCTGATCGCTATTTTTACGTCAGCTATTCTGAGCATGCTCTTCTCTACATACAGGTTCAACGATTTCTTGGTCGGTTCTGTAGGACTAATCCTTTTCCTAACGCAAATAATTATAGCTCTTGCAAAGTATAGGAAAAACTATAAAAATGAAGACCGTCCCGTTCTTAGCCCACGAATTCTTAGATACAGAACTAACTACGGAAAACTCCGATTTATTTTATTTGCCGACACCGTTAACACACGGCTTATCGCGATTGTTGTTATCTTGATGATCTTTTATAGCCAAACATTTAATTTGTCGTGGTGGCTTTTCCTAGCAACTCTACTAATTCTGATATTCACCAAAATATTCATAGGAAGTATAGTTTGGGAAAGGTATGGCGAATTTGTGCCTAACAAGAATGCTCACGTAGATCAAAACTAAAAACAAAGGCCACTTACTACAAGATGGCCTTCATTTTTTATATCGGCTGGTATAAGACTTATCGTCTTCTTCGCTTTCCTTTATCCTTCTTATCTCCTTTTGATTTGGATGATGAGCGTCTCCCGCCTCTTTCAGATTTCTTTTCACCTGAGCGTCCTCTCGCTGAAGAACCACGGCCCGAAGAGAATCCGCCTCCGTTTCCACCTCTTGAGCCGCCACCTGCGGGGCGTGGTGCGGCGGGCTCGAAGCTGAGCACCTCATCGCCCTTGCCGATGAGCTCATAGTCGAGCTGCTTGCGCGAGAGGTTGGCGCGTAGCACGCGGATGCGCACCTCGTCGCCCAGGGTAAAGGTGCGGCCGTTGGTTTTGCCCACCAGGCTGTAGGTATCCTCGTCGAAGATGTAGAAGTCGTCGGTAAGGTCGCGGGTCGAAACCATGCCCTCCACCTTGTTCTCCTTTATCTCCACGTAGATACCCCACTCGGTGATGCCCGATACGATACCGTCGAACTCCATCCCGATCTTATCCATCATAAACTCCACCATCTTGTACTTGATGGAGGCACGCTCGGCATCCGAGGCGAGGATTTCCATTTCGGAAGAGTGCTCGCACAGCTGCTCGTAGGTATCCTTGCTCTGCGATTCGGCCTTGCGGTCGTACATGTCGAGCAGGCGGTGCACCATCACATCAGGGTAGCGGCGGATGGGCGAGGTGAAGTGCGTATAGTGGTCGAACTGTAGCCCGTAGTGACCGATGTTCTCCGTAGAATAGCGCGCCTTGGCCATCGAGCGGACGGCCAGCGTTTCGATAAGGTTCTCCTCCGTCTTCCCCTTAACTTCGGCCAGCAGCTTGTTCAACTCCTTCGAGATGCCCTTGCTGTTGGTGGCCTGAAGGTAGTAGCCAAACTTCACGATAAAGCGGCGGAAGGTATCGAACTTATCGGGGTTGGGCACGTCGTGGATACGGTACACAAAGGTTTTTGCAATGCTCTTGCCCCTAGGCTTGCCGATATGCTCGGCCACCTTCTTGTTGGCCAAAAGCATGAACTCCTCGATGAGCTGGTTGCTCTCCTTCTGCGACTTGAAGTACACGCGCAGCGGCTTGCCGTTCTCGTCGAGCTCAAACTTGGCCTCCTCGCGGTCGAAGGCTATAGCACCATGCTTAAAGCGGTCGGAGCGCAGCTTCTGTGCTAGGGTATGCAGCGTAAGAATTTCATCCTTGTAGTCGCCATGTCCGGTTTCGATAACCTTCTGTGCCTCCTCGTAGGTAAAGCGCCTATCGGAGTGAATCACCGTACGGCCAATCCACGTGTTTAGAACGTTAGCATCCTCATCGATCTCGAAAACGGCCGAGTAGGTAAGCTTATCCTCGTTAGGGCGTAGCGAGCAGAGGTTGTTCGACAATCGTTCGGGTAGCATCGGCACGGTACGGTCTACCAGGTACACCGATGTAGCGCGGTCTACCGCCTCCTGATCGAGTATCGATCCGGGCCTTACGTAGTGCGATACGTCGGCAATGTGCACGCCCACCTCGATGTTGCCGTTGGGCATGCGGCGGTACGATAGCGCATCGTCGAAGTCCTTGGCATCGGCAGGGTCAATGGTAAAGGTCACTACATCGCGCATGTCGCGGCGCTTGGCTATTTCGGCAGGGGTAATATCATCTGGAATTTGCTCGGCTGCCTTGGTTACCTCCTCGGGGAAGTGGTAGGGCAAGCCGTAGTCGGCCAAGATGGCGTGCATCTCGGTTTCGTTGTTGCCCGGACGACCCAGCACCTCTACGATCTCGCCAATGGGGTTCTTACCTGCCTTGGGGATCTCAATAACCTTAACGATTACCTTATCGCCATCCTGCGCCTCGCCGGCGCTGCGCATCGGCACGAAGATGTCGAACGGCATCTGCTTGCCGTCGGGCACCACAAAGATGTAGTTGGGCGACATCTGCACCGTGCCCACGTACTGGCGCTTGCCCTGCTCGAGGATCTCCACGATCTCGCCTTCGGGGCGCTTCTTGCCCTTGTACGGGAAGATGAAGACGCGCACCTTGTCGCCGTGCAGCGCCTGGTTCATGTTGTTGGGGGCGATGAACACGTCCTCCTCTAGGTCGGGCGTAATTATAAACGCCGAGCCCGACTGGGTCATGTCTACTTTACCCTCGATGAAGCCGCCCTTGGTTACCACCTTGAACACGCCGTGCTCCACTTCGGTAACCATATTGCGGACCTTCAGCTCGGTGAGACAGGTCATCACCAGATGCTTTTCTCCCTCGGTCTTAAAGCCGAGCTGCTTGGCGATTGCCTTGTAGCTGTAAGCCTTATCGGGGTGGGTGGATATAATTTCGAATATTAGCTTTTCGATGCTCTGCTTCTTAACGGCCTTGCTGCTGGCGCGGCCTTCCTTTTTGATCTTCTTCATTTGGTTGGATCTGTCGTTACTGTATACGGGGGCGGATGATTCCCCCACGACTTTCCGAGATAACCGCTCACAAGTAATGCTGGAGCTGGGGGGTGCACCCGACCGGTCAAAAAAAACAATTCTAATCGGATGGGATGAATTAGTTCCCCAAAGGTACGAAAAAGGATTGACAACCCTCAAGGGGAGGAGGTTTTCCCCTTCGGCTCCGCTCGGGGAGCACTCGGCTTCGCTCGGGAACCTGCTGGGGAAACCCCTTTTTTGTTCCCCGAGCGTAGTCGAGGGGCAAACTCCCGCAGCTTCAGCAACTTCAACCATGAAGGGGCACGATACCGCAGAAATGCAAGTTACAACCACATATATGCAATATACTGCCACAGAAATATAGCTTGATACCACAGCAATGCAATACGGCACCCCATCAATGATGTTTAGCACAGCATAAATAAAATACGACACCACAGATATAAAAGTGGTCGCCACAGCAACGAAATTTGGCACCACAGAAATGATGTTAGCTACCACATCTTTGCAATTCAACACCCCGATATTGTTGATCAGCGCCACATCTTTGTAAGTGGATGCCGCATTAACGAAAGGCTATACCCCATCATCGGGAGATAATATGCAGGGGATTGCAATTATTGATTCCGTTTTTTTGCTAAATTTAACCGAACCAATACTGATACCCCCATGCTACGCTACAACATCGAACGCATGATTCTGATGCGCGGCCACACCGATCCTAAAAGCTACCTGAAGCGGATGGGCTACACCCGATACGTGATTAGCCACCTGCTGGCCAAACCCCGCCATCTAGACATTACGTACCTCGAGCGATTCTGCCACGAGCTGCGCTGCACGCCCAACGAGCTGATGGAGTGGATTCCCTCGGAGTCAGAACCGATCGAAGATAATCATCCGCTTACCAAACTCCGCCGCAACGGCCTGAGCACGCCCGTCTACAGCGCCCTGCTGAGCGTGCCCGCCGAGAAGCTCGACGAGGCGGTGGCCTACCTGCAGCAGCTCGGCGAGAAAGAGTAGCACCATTTCACCGTACTAAATGGCGCTGAATTTTGCTTTTATAAACCGATCCTCCATAAAAGAGGTAGGCTTATAGGAATCAGCCTGTCGTAGCCCAAAGCGTATCCCCCGCTGGCGGGGGCAGGGGGTGGAAAATGCACGTCATGTGGTAAATGTTTGCTGCTTATCAGGGCTATACACTGCCGAAAATCCACCCCCTAACCCCCGCCAGCGGGGGATAACCTTCGAAGTGGAGTAGCCCAATTCTTAAAGGCGAAATCCCTATTTAGTACCCTAAACGTCTTACAATATCATCCGTAAATAGCTAACTTTGCTGCTCGAACAAAAAATTACGAAAGTGATGGAAGGACAACTACAAATCTACAACACCCTTTCCCGTAGGAAGGAAGATTTTACCCCGCTCAACCCACCCCATGTTGGACTGTACGTCTGCGGCCCCACCGTATACGGCGATCCGCATCTGGGCCACGCGCGTCCGGCCATTACCTTCGACCTGCTGTTCCGCTACCTTAAGCATCAGGGGTTCAAGGTTCGCTACGTGCGCAACATCACCGATGTGGGCCACCTGGTAAACGATGCCGATAGCGGCGACGACAAGATCGGTAAACAGGCCCGCCTGCAGCAGCTCGAGCCTATGGAGGTGGTGCAGTACTACACCAACCGCTACCACCAGGCCATGGATGCGCTCAACGTGCTTCCGCCCAGCATCGAACCACACGCCTCGGGGCACATCATCGAGCAGATCGAGATGGTGCGCAAGATTCAGGATGCCGGATTCGCCTACGAAAGCGAAGGATCGATATACTTTGATGTAGAAGCCTACAACAAGAAGTACCCCTACGGCAAGCTCTCGGGCCGCATCCTCGACGATATGATGGCCAACACCCGCGAGCTCGAAGGCCAAAGCGAGAAGCGCAACCCATTCGACTTCGCCCTTTGGAAGAAGGCGCTACCCGAGCACATCATGCGCTGGCCTTCGCCATGGAGCGACGGCTTCCCCGGATGGCACCTCGAGTGCTCGGCCATGAGCACCAAGTACCTCGGCGAAACCTTCGACATCCACGGTGGCGGGATGGACCTGATGTTCCCCCACCACGAGTGCGAGATTGCCCAAAGCACCGCCGCCCTTGGCCACGATTCGGTTCGCTACTGGATGCACAACAACATGGTAACCATCAACGGGCAGAAGATGGGAAAGAGCCTCGGAAACTTCATTACCCTCGAGCAGCTCTTCACCGGTAGCCACGAGCTACTGCAGCAAGCCTACAGCCCGATGACCATCCGCTTCTTCATCCTTCAAGCGCAGTACCGCAGCACGCTCGACTTCTCGAACGAGGCGCTACAGGCCGCCGAAAAGGGTCTACAACGATTGATCACCGCAACCAGCACGCTTGCCAAGCTAAAGCCATCAGATACTTCGACCGTTAATGTTGATGAGCTAGAGAACGGCGTATTCGCCGCCCTCAACGACGACCTCAACAGCCCAATTGCCATCTCGGTGCTGTTCGACTGGGTGCGCAACATCAACTCCATCTACGACGGTAAGGAAAAGATCAGCGCCGAAGATCTCGAGCGCCTTCGCGCCATCTTCAGCGCCGTAGTCTTCGACATCCTCGGCCTCCGCGACGACAGCATCGCCGGAGATGATAAAGGAAAACTCACCGCCGAACTCATCAACATGCTGCTGAACATGCGCCTACAGGCAAAGCAGAATAAGGACTTTGCAACTTCTGATAGGATTCGCGACGAACTCAACAAGCTGGGCGTAATCGTAAAAGATAGAAAAGACGGCTTCGACTGGGAGATAGCCTAGCCTGTACAACATAAACAGAAGAGCCTCTACTTATTACCGTAGAGGCTCTTTTTTTATCTTCTGATTTAACAAAAAAATGGAGCTTGCTAATTAAAAAAATGCAACAAAGAATAATAACCTACCGTAAAAAATAGTGAACAGAGGGGAAAAGAGAAGAGAAAGCACGTCGGTGGGACGTGTGAGTTTAAGAGGTCTTTATAAATAGTAACAGTTGAGGTTTTGGACTTGGATCTTAACTTTTAGGTGAAATGCTTAACGGAATGAGGATGCTACAGAGGGTAAAACCTCTGCCGAGTTTAGTTAAAGCAAGTCCGATTCTAGAAGTTGGTACTTGTAGCCTCAGTTGAGAGCGCAAAATCGTGGTTTCATTCAAGGCGCACACCCGTATTTAGAGTTTAAAGGCAGTAAGCCAAGGTTACGATGAAGTAATGATAACACGCTTGCTCTCAGTAATGATTATCAAACGAGGTATAAGATGCTAATGGAAGAATCCAATTGAGTATGCCGAATTTGCAGGCTGCGATAGATGTAATTTTCAGTAAATGGTTAAAAGTTAATTATCACGGTTAGATTGCAGAATGCAAGTTTTGGTTAACCCTTAAAATTTGTATATGGCAAATTTGAGAAACGAAGAATGTGAAACTTAGCGAGGCTACGATCTTAGACGATGGTAGCCTCAATTTTTTGTGCCTACTGGTAAGTCGACTTATTTGCACAAAACAAAAAGGGAATCCAAATGGATTCCCTTTGTCGGTTCGGTGAGGATCGAACTCACGACCCCATGATTAAGAGTCACGTGCTCTACCAACTGAGCTACGAACCGTTCTTGATTACGGCTGCAAAGGTAACGTCTTTTTTTTAAAACGCAAATATTCGCGCCCCAAATTGAATACTTTAATCGTATAAAAGCTGCTACAGCCTCGCGTACAATCACTATAAGCAGCATTGCTGCCTGCTTAAACGCAAAAAGGGAATCCAAATGGATTCCCTTTTGTCGGTTCGGTGAGGATCGAACTCACGACCCCATGATTAAGAGTCACGTGCTCTACCAACTGAGCTACGAACCGTTCTGATTACGGGTGCAAATGTAGAGCATTTTTCCTCATACACAAACCACCCTAACGTTTTTTTAGAATAAAATGAGCACCATTACTCGTACCCTTTTTTGTACATTAGCTGCTCACAAACTATAGAATAATGAGCAAGAAGATTTTAGTAACGGGGGGAACTGGGTTTATTGGCTCACATACTACCGTAGAGCTCCAAAATTCGGGCTATGAAGTAGTAATTGTAGACAACCTTTCGAACTCGGAGGCAAACGTTGTAGATGCCATTGCACAGATCACAGGCAAAAAACCTGCATTCGAGCAGGTAGACTGTACTGATAAGGCAGCCATGAAGAATGTTTTTGAGAAGCATGGCCCAATAGAAGCAATCATCCACTTTGCAGCCAGTAAGGCAGTAGGCGAATCGGTTGAGAAGCCTCTTCTCTACTACCGCAACAACATCGGATCTCTGATCAACCTTCTTGAGCTCATGAAGGATTTCAAGTGCAACAACATCGTATTCTCGTCGTCGTGTACCGTATACGGACAGCCCGATCAGCTGCCAGTAACCGAACAAGCATCAATCAAAAAGGCTGAATCGCCTTACGGCAACACCAAACAAATTTGCGAAGAAATACTTGTTGATACCACCAATGCGGAACCTTGGCTTCAAGCCATTGCGCTTCGCTACTTCAACCCAATTGGTGCGCACCCCTCAACTCTTATTGGTGAGCTTCCTATTGGTGTTCCTGCCAACCTTATACCATTTGTTACGCAAACAGCCATTGGCATTCGCGAGCAACTTTCGGTATTTGGCGATGACTACAACACCCCTGACGGCTCGTGCATCCGCGACTATATTAACGTGGTTGACCTTGCCAAGGCTCACGTAGTAGCAGTAAACCGCATGTTCGAGAAGAAGAACAAGTCTAACTACGAATTCTTCAATATCGGAACAGGAAGAGGCTTGTCAGTTCTTGAGATTGTAGATATCTTCCAAAAGGTAGCTGGAGTAAAGCTCAACTACAAGATTGTGGGTCGCAGAAGCGGCGATATTGAGCAGGTTTGGGCAGACACCTCCTATGCCAACAATGAACTTGGATGGAAAGCCCAAGAGTCGGTAGAAGACACCCTTCTCTCTGCTTGGAAATGGCAATTGAAGCTCAAAGAAAAGGAAGAAAGCAAATAAGCATTATATTTGCCTCATAGAACAATAACGTCAGTTCGAAAGTATTTTTTCTTATACCGAACTGACGTTAATATTAACTGGATGTTTGAAACGTTACAATCATCATTAGCTATGAGAACAATAGTGGTTACCGGAGGTGCCGGATTCATTGGATCGCATGTAGTGAGGCTACTGGTCAACAAGTACCCCAACTACCGTATCATAAACTACGACAAGCTAACATATGCGGGCAATCTCGAAAACCTTAAGGATGTAGAGAATGCGCCCAACTACCGCTTTGTAAAGGGTGATATCTGCGATGCCCAACTTCTTGAAAAGCTTTTTGAAGAAGAAAATGTGAACGCAGTAATCCATCTTGCTGCCGAATCGCACGTTGATAGGTCGATTACCAACCCAATGGAATTTATCCAAACCAACATCGTAGGTACGGTTACCCTACTCAACGTAGCAAAAAGCAAATGGGCTGATAACTTTGAGGACAAGCTATTCTACCACGTATCCACCGACGAGGTATACGGATCACTTGGCGAAACTGGATACTTCTACGAGACTACCTCGTACGATCCTCGTAGCCCCTATTCGGCATCGAAGGCTAGTTCCGACCATTTGGTTATGGCCTACCACCACACCTTTGGTCTTCCAGTCATAATATCGAACTGCTCGAACAACTATGGGCCAAACCAGTTCCCCGAGAAGCTCATACCGCTTGTTATCAACAACATTAAAAAAGGTAAGCCGCTTCCAGTATATGGTAAGGGAGAAAACGTTCGCGATTGGCTATACGTTGTTGACCATGCAAGAGCCATCGATATGATTTTCCACAACGGAAAGATTGGCCAAACCTACAACATTGGAGGCCACAACGAGTGGAAAAACATCGACCTGATTAAGGTTCTTTGTAGGGTTATGGATAAAAAGATGGGCAACCCCGAAGGTAGTGCCGAAAAGTTGATTACCTACGTTAAGGACAGAGCAGGCCACGACTTACGTTACGCAATAGATGCAACCAAGATTAAGGATGAACTTGGCTGGTTGCCATCACTACAGTTCGAGGAAGGTATCGAGAAAACGGTTGATTGGTACCTTGCCAATAACGAGTGGCTTGAGAATATCGTATCGGGCGAATACGAGAGGTACTACTCTGCCCAGTACGAGAAACGATAACGATTAAAACAGTATAAATAAAAAAGAGGGCTATGCCCTCTTTTTTATTTGCTGTATGTTATTACAAGCTTGATATGGTTGGATTTTCCTGGCTTCCCTAATATTACTTGATTAGGAACAGAAAGGAAATCGCTTGTAGGCTCTGCATAGTTAGTTCCGTAAGAACTTTGACTGCTGTATAAGCTGGCAGGCACACCTGCATATAGGTACAATTCCTTGGGGTATGAAGAATCTCGCATTGCATTCTTAAAGTAGGTTGTAATATTTAAGGAATACAACCTTCTACTACGATTATAGAATGCATTTGTAGAGACATCCTTAAAAGTTGCCATATCAGGAACAAAAAGCATAACATCCTTTTTATCAATCGACTTGGAATAATAAGCTGTTATTGCCATAGGCATCTTAGGATAGCTAAGTTCTCCATTAGGGAAGAAAGGCTCTACAATAAGTTCTGCCCTGTGTATTTTATAGTTTTTATTCTCCCATAATGCAACCGAAGCCTTGTTGAATTTAATCATAGTTCGCAAGCCACCTAATCCTTGAAGATAAACCAAGTCCTGAGGAGTTGGATTGGCATTATTTGAGAAATCAGGGTTGATATTCGTTGGCCTATATGGGCTAGTTCCATTATATACGTGTTCTATAATGCAAAACTTTCGAAGAGTTGTTCCAATTAAGAACGGCATACGCACAGATGAATCCTTATTTACCTTTCCTTCCACTTTGAAATAAAGGTGCATTCTAGAAGATGTATCTGAAAAATCAACACCGTTTAAACCTCCACCTGCAGAGAGTTTACTATTTTCAATATACAAACCTTTAAAATAATCCAAGAACACATCGTAATTTGTAAATTTAGAGGTGTCTATATTGCTGTTAAATAACTTATTGATAAAATCGGTGCTTATTCTTATACGAACAACCCCATTCCCCTTTCTGCTGTATGCTATTGCAGATGGTTTAAGATCTTTATTTACACTTATAGAAGGAACCTCTATGCTATCCTTAATGTTATAGTTAGAGTAGTAAGAAGAGTCGCTACGTACCTTCTTCTTCATCTGGTAAACCGTAAGATACTGAAGAGCTAGCGAGTCTCCAACACCACCTTTCAGTTTAAGGGTAAGTACAAGGGAATCTATTTTTCCACTTATGTTCTTAGCGTACTTTTTATAATCCAGAAGAGATGACGGAACAAATTGAGTTACAACACTAGAGTTTATTTGTCCAAAAACGGGATCATTATACGACCCTAGGTAGCATT includes these proteins:
- the rnr gene encoding ribonuclease R; translated protein: MKKIKKEGRASSKAVKKQSIEKLIFEIISTHPDKAYSYKAIAKQLGFKTEGEKHLVMTCLTELKVRNMVTEVEHGVFKVVTKGGFIEGKVDMTQSGSAFIITPDLEEDVFIAPNNMNQALHGDKVRVFIFPYKGKKRPEGEIVEILEQGKRQYVGTVQMSPNYIFVVPDGKQMPFDIFVPMRSAGEAQDGDKVIVKVIEIPKAGKNPIGEIVEVLGRPGNNETEMHAILADYGLPYHFPEEVTKAAEQIPDDITPAEIAKRRDMRDVVTFTIDPADAKDFDDALSYRRMPNGNIEVGVHIADVSHYVRPGSILDQEAVDRATSVYLVDRTVPMLPERLSNNLCSLRPNEDKLTYSAVFEIDEDANVLNTWIGRTVIHSDRRFTYEEAQKVIETGHGDYKDEILTLHTLAQKLRSDRFKHGAIAFDREEAKFELDENGKPLRVYFKSQKESNQLIEEFMLLANKKVAEHIGKPRGKSIAKTFVYRIHDVPNPDKFDTFRRFIVKFGYYLQATNSKGISKELNKLLAEVKGKTEENLIETLAVRSMAKARYSTENIGHYGLQFDHYTHFTSPIRRYPDVMVHRLLDMYDRKAESQSKDTYEQLCEHSSEMEILASDAERASIKYKMVEFMMDKIGMEFDGIVSGITEWGIYVEIKENKVEGMVSTRDLTDDFYIFDEDTYSLVGKTNGRTFTLGDEVRIRVLRANLSRKQLDYELIGKGDEVLSFEPAAPRPAGGGSRGGNGGGFSSGRGSSARGRSGEKKSERGGRRSSSKSKGDKKDKGKRRRR
- a CDS encoding helix-turn-helix domain-containing protein — protein: MLRYNIERMILMRGHTDPKSYLKRMGYTRYVISHLLAKPRHLDITYLERFCHELRCTPNELMEWIPSESEPIEDNHPLTKLRRNGLSTPVYSALLSVPAEKLDEAVAYLQQLGEKE
- the cysS gene encoding cysteine--tRNA ligase — its product is MEGQLQIYNTLSRRKEDFTPLNPPHVGLYVCGPTVYGDPHLGHARPAITFDLLFRYLKHQGFKVRYVRNITDVGHLVNDADSGDDKIGKQARLQQLEPMEVVQYYTNRYHQAMDALNVLPPSIEPHASGHIIEQIEMVRKIQDAGFAYESEGSIYFDVEAYNKKYPYGKLSGRILDDMMANTRELEGQSEKRNPFDFALWKKALPEHIMRWPSPWSDGFPGWHLECSAMSTKYLGETFDIHGGGMDLMFPHHECEIAQSTAALGHDSVRYWMHNNMVTINGQKMGKSLGNFITLEQLFTGSHELLQQAYSPMTIRFFILQAQYRSTLDFSNEALQAAEKGLQRLITATSTLAKLKPSDTSTVNVDELENGVFAALNDDLNSPIAISVLFDWVRNINSIYDGKEKISAEDLERLRAIFSAVVFDILGLRDDSIAGDDKGKLTAELINMLLNMRLQAKQNKDFATSDRIRDELNKLGVIVKDRKDGFDWEIA
- the galE gene encoding UDP-glucose 4-epimerase GalE; the protein is MSKKILVTGGTGFIGSHTTVELQNSGYEVVIVDNLSNSEANVVDAIAQITGKKPAFEQVDCTDKAAMKNVFEKHGPIEAIIHFAASKAVGESVEKPLLYYRNNIGSLINLLELMKDFKCNNIVFSSSCTVYGQPDQLPVTEQASIKKAESPYGNTKQICEEILVDTTNAEPWLQAIALRYFNPIGAHPSTLIGELPIGVPANLIPFVTQTAIGIREQLSVFGDDYNTPDGSCIRDYINVVDLAKAHVVAVNRMFEKKNKSNYEFFNIGTGRGLSVLEIVDIFQKVAGVKLNYKIVGRRSGDIEQVWADTSYANNELGWKAQESVEDTLLSAWKWQLKLKEKEESK
- the rfbB gene encoding dTDP-glucose 4,6-dehydratase translates to MRTIVVTGGAGFIGSHVVRLLVNKYPNYRIINYDKLTYAGNLENLKDVENAPNYRFVKGDICDAQLLEKLFEEENVNAVIHLAAESHVDRSITNPMEFIQTNIVGTVTLLNVAKSKWADNFEDKLFYHVSTDEVYGSLGETGYFYETTSYDPRSPYSASKASSDHLVMAYHHTFGLPVIISNCSNNYGPNQFPEKLIPLVINNIKKGKPLPVYGKGENVRDWLYVVDHARAIDMIFHNGKIGQTYNIGGHNEWKNIDLIKVLCRVMDKKMGNPEGSAEKLITYVKDRAGHDLRYAIDATKIKDELGWLPSLQFEEGIEKTVDWYLANNEWLENIVSGEYERYYSAQYEKR
- a CDS encoding DUF4270 family protein translates to MIKFLITHSRIFFLGVLASLALSFNACTDVDNSLGDDFIDPSQKSGVSIDSSFAIDAYTVSTDSIYSSTLSGKCYLGSYNDPVFGQINSSVVTQFVPSSLLDYKKYAKNISGKIDSLVLTLKLKGGVGDSLALQYLTVYQMKKKVRSDSSYYSNYNIKDSIEVPSISVNKDLKPSAIAYSRKGNGVVRIRISTDFINKLFNSNIDTSKFTNYDVFLDYFKGLYIENSKLSAGGGLNGVDFSDTSSRMHLYFKVEGKVNKDSSVRMPFLIGTTLRKFCIIEHVYNGTSPYRPTNINPDFSNNANPTPQDLVYLQGLGGLRTMIKFNKASVALWENKNYKIHRAELIVEPFFPNGELSYPKMPMAITAYYSKSIDKKDVMLFVPDMATFKDVSTNAFYNRSRRLYSLNITTYFKNAMRDSSYPKELYLYAGVPASLYSSQSSYGTNYAEPTSDFLSVPNQVILGKPGKSNHIKLVITYSK